The following proteins are co-located in the Pomacea canaliculata isolate SZHN2017 linkage group LG8, ASM307304v1, whole genome shotgun sequence genome:
- the LOC112570955 gene encoding LOW QUALITY PROTEIN: digestive organ expansion factor homolog (The sequence of the model RefSeq protein was modified relative to this genomic sequence to represent the inferred CDS: deleted 2 bases in 1 codon), which yields MGKRFRGRGRGRKHGPPSKRRKSDQLHLSAKQKKHFKAYGDFHPSESSDTVKNYTRVEDNAETHNEEDSSSSDSEDETPVQQLLKAIGVGSNTAGEVSEDDDSKEDDSEEEEDKESDLDSEEEEDFEGDVHDKDGEDLDGSDHNEEGAGIITGSDMEGDTGEASHGEENDDDENELTAEASEEDCEDDDEEHILKEDDPFTVHFEQDLPETLEKKLSATTVWSKKDTKLKFVGDSTLMWKDLACVPQKKLGQKDLKTAGVKHKLVDQVAATNIKEGKVDVISHGEIMTPLQFGLFGIMNNYQDLFYPRQSHSNLEEIRLTYCLHAVNHVLKTRSRVVAHNAKIKARRGTAFDANSSQEFRDQGFTRPKVLIVVPLRNSAYRIVSVITSLLAASEQGLVSNRKRFKTEYGDEGHDEDKKGLKPEDFDALFKGNTDEHFRIGISISKKSLKLYSPFYMADIIIASPLGLRTVIGAQGDKERDYDFLSSIDLLILDQADVFLMQNWDHVLHMFDHLHLQPRESHGVDFARVRLWSLNGWSKHYRQTLIFSSVMVPELMSVYNKHCHNFAGKVQVHRKSTHGSVCRIVVQLPQMFHRIQCSSITSLADARFEFFVKEVLPQHKQKDMKQTLIYIPSYFDFVRMRNYFKKEEISFVHINEYATSKGIRRARIDFNKRKAQFMLYTERVHFYRRFKLRGPKHLIFYELPQYGHFYSELCNMLEDPRRRSLATDTLTCVVIYSKYDAQKLCEVVGTKRVKHMLASDRDVYMLVSGDISEG from the exons ATGGGTAAACGGTTTCGTGGTCGCGGCCGCGGCCGCAAACATGGTCCCCCATCCAAAAGACGAAAAAGTGATCAGTTACATTTGTCTGCTAAACAGAAGAAACACTTCAAGGCATATGGGGATTTTCATCCCTCAGAATCAAG TGATACAGTGAAGAATTATACAAGAGTTGAAGATAATGCAGAGACTCATAAT GAGGAAGACTCAAGCTCATCAGACAGTGAGGATGAAACTCCTGTACAGCAGCTGCTTAAAGCTATAGGTGTGGGGAGCAATACAGCTGGAG aGGTCAGTGAAGATGATGATAGCAAAGAAGATGATagtgaagaggaagaggacaaaGAAAGTGACCTTGATTCTGAAGAGGAAGAGGATTTCGAGGGTGATGTTCATGACAAGGATGGAGAGGACCTGGATGGTAGTGACCATAATGAGGAAGGTGCTGGAATCATTACAGGCTCTGATATGGAGGGGGATACAGGAGAAGCAAGTCATggtgaagaaaatgatgatgatgaaaatgagtTGACTGCTGAGGCGAGTGAAGAAGATTGTGAAGATGATGACGAAGAACATATCCTGAAAGAAGATG ATCCCTTTACTGTGCATTTTGAGCAAGACTTGCCAGAGACGCTAGAAAAAAAGCTGTCAGCAACCACTGTGTGGAGCAAAAAAGATACAAAA TTAAAATTTGTTGGAGACTCTACACTGATGTGGAAAGATCTGGCATGTGTACCACAAAAGAAACTTGGTCAGAAAGATTTGAAGACAGCTGGG GTAAAACACAAGCTAGTAGACCAAGTAGCAGCAACCAACATAAAAGAAGGCAAAGTTGATGTCATCAGTCATGGTG AGATAATGACTCCATTACAGTTTGGTCTGTTTGGCATCATGAACAACTACCAG GACTTGTTTTACCCACGACAATCACACTCAAATTTAGAGGAAATTCGTCTTACCTACTGTCTGCATGCTGTCAACCATGTTTTGAA AACTAGAAGTAGAGTAGTGGCCCACAATGCCAAAATAAAGGCCAGACGTGGTACAGCTTTTGATGCCAA ttccagTCAGGAGTTTCGGGATCAGGGATTTACAAGACCAAAGGTGCTGATTGTAGTTCCTCTGAGAAATTCTGCCTACAGAATTGTGTCAGTCATCACCAGTTTACTGGCTGCTTCAGAACAG GGGCTTGTCAGCAACAGAAAGCGATTTAAGACAGAGTATGGAGATGAGGGTCATGACGAGGATAAGAAGGGGTTAAAACCAG AGGATTTTGATGCACTGTTCAAAGGGAACACTGATGAACACTTCCGCATTGGCATAAGCATTTCAAAAAAAAGCCTAAAACTATACAGTCCATTCTACATGGCTGACATTATCATTGCCTCACCATTAGGTTTACGAACTGTCATTGGAGCACAAGG TGATAAAGAGCGTGATTATGACTTTTTGTCATCGATAGACCTGCTCATTTTGGACCAGGCAGATGTCTTTCTGATGCAGAACTGGGACCATGTCCTG CACATGTTCGACCACCTTCATTTACAACCCCGGGAATCACATGGTGTGGACTTTGCACGTGTGCGTTTGTGGTCATTGAATGGATG GTCGAAGCATTACCGCCAGACACTAATCTTCAGCAGTGTTATGGTGCCAGAGTTGATGTCTGTTTACAACAAGCACTGCCATA ACTTTGCTGGCAAAGTTCAAGTGCACCGTAAAAGCACTCATGGTTCTGTTTGCCGCATTGTGGTTCAGCTGCCTCAG ATGTTTCACCGAATCCAGTGTTCCAGCATTACGTCGCTAGCTGATGCAAGGTTTGAGTTCTTTGTGAAAGAG GTGCTGCCACAGCATAAACAGAAAGACATGAAGCAGACGcttatctacatcccttcatattTTGACTTTGTCCGAATGCGCAACTatttcaagaaagaagaaataagctTTGTTCACATAAATGA GTATGCCACCTCCAAAGGTATCAGACGAGCCAGAATTGATTTTAATAAGCGTAAAGCACAGTTTATGCTTTACACTGAGAGAGTTCATTTCTACCGCAG GTTCAAACTACGGGGACCCAAGCATTTGATCTTTTATGAACTGCCTCAGTATGGCCACTTCTACTCTGAGTTGTGCAACATGTTGGAAGATCCACGACGCAGGTCGCTG GCAACAGATACTTTGACATGTGTAGTCATCTATTCAAAATACGATGCACAGAAGCTGTGCGAGGTTGTTGGCACCAAACGGGTGAAGCATATGTTGGCGTCTGACAGGGAtgtttacatgctggtgtcTGGAGACATTTCAGAAGGTTGA